DNA from Amorphoplanes friuliensis DSM 7358:
GAGCAGGGACATGCGGGTCTCCTCAGTGGATGGATCAAGGAGGCCGATGTTAGGTGACGGGGAGGGCGGGGAAACGCCCCGACAGAAATTTCCGGAACTCGTCGCTTTTGTCGGCGGTGAGACCGGTTTTCGGTACGGCGAGGAACTGGTCACCGCCGTAGAAGAGGAGCCAGGCGGTGTCGGTCTCCACGAACTTCTCGAACGCCTCCCAGGCGATCTCCACACTCATGAGCGGGTACTCCGCGCGTACCCGGGAGGAGGTCAGGGTGATCACCTGGACCTGCCGGACGAGGGCGGGAAGTTTGGCTGTCATGGCCCGGAGTTTGCGGTCGCCGAGTCCTCGGTAGAAGAGGCCGGCGGCGACCACGACCAGGAGGATGAAGGCGAGGCCGGTGGCGTCCGAGAAGACCAGCAGCAGCACGGCGAGGACGGCAAAAACGACCGCGACCGTGGTGCCGACCGACCGCTGGAGGCGCAGCGCGTCGGCGTAGGCGGCCCTCAGGTTGGCGAGCGTCTGCTGCTCGTCGAACGCCCGCTCGACCCGGATCTCCATGGCCGCAGAGCATAGGCTCAGTACCGGAAGTTGGACACCAGCGTGGTGAGCTCGGTCGACATGCGGGCCAGTTCGCGCGTGGCCTGCTGCGACTGGGTGACGCCCTCGCTGGTGAGGCGGGCGCCCTCGGCGACGCCGGTGATGTTCTGGGCGATGTCGCCGGTGCCGGCTGCGGCCTCGCCGACGCTGCGGTTCATCTCGGCCGTGGTGGCGGTCTGTTCCTCGACGGCGCTCGCGATGGTCGTCTGGAAGTCGCTGATCTGCGCGATGACCCGGGTGATCTCCTCGATCGCGGTGACCGCGCCGCCCGTGTCGGACTGGATCGCCTCGACCCGGCGGGAGATGTCCTCGGTCGCCCGGGCTGTTTCCTGAGCCAGGTCCTTGACCTCCGAGGCGACCACGGCGAAGCCCTTGCCCATCTCGCCGGCGCGGGCGGCCTCGATCGTCGCGTTCAGGGCCAGCAGGTTGGTCTGTTCCGCGATGGCGGTGATGACCTTGATGACGGTGCCGATCTCGGCCGAGGACTCGCCGAGTTTGTTCATGGTCCGGGAGGTGGCGGCGGTCAGCTCGACCGCTTCGCCGGCGACCCGGGCGGCCTCGGTGGCGTTCTGGGAGATCTCGCGGATCGCGGCGCCCATCTCCTCGCTGCCGGCGGACACCGAGTCGACGCTGCGGGAGACCTCCTCGGCGGCGGACGACACGGTCGCGGCCTGGGCGGAGGTCTGCTCGGCGGACGCGGCGATCTGCTGGGCGACGCCGGACATCTGCTCGGAGGCGCCGGCCAGCGACGACGCCGAGCTGTCGATGGTCGAGACCGTTCCGCGGAGGGTGCCCAGGGCGGCGTCCAGCGCGCGGCCCATCCGGCCGGGTTCGTCGCGTGAGGTGAGACCGGTCGACCGGGTCAGGTCACCGGCGGCGAGGCCGTGGCAGACCGCTTCGACCCGGCCCAGCGACCGCAGGATGCCGCGGGAGACAAAAAACCCGATGAACAGCGCTCCGGTCAGGCCGGCCACCAACAGCACGATCGATTGGGTACGGCTGTCCTGGTACTTCGACTCGACCAGTGCCGCGGTGTGTGCGGCGTCGGCGGTCTCGGCCGCGATGAGCGCCTCGATGTGCCCGGTGGCGGTGGCCATCAGGGGTGACACCTCGGCGTCGCGGATCGTCTGCCAGGCCTCGACGTCGTTGCGGGCGCCGGCCGGCAGCAGCTTGCCGAGGGCGATCTTCTCGTACGCCAGCCACTTGGCCTCGAGGTCGGTGATGACCGACCGGTCACCCGCCGGATCGGTCTCCTGGTACGCCGCCAGCGCCGTCTTGAACGCGTTCGCGTCGGCGTTGAAGTCCGAGGCGTTCTTGGCCTCGGTGGCGGTGGTGTCGGAGATCAGGTGGTTGGCGGTGTCGAGCCGCGCCGACGACAGAGCAGCGTCGATCTGCCCGACGGCGGTCACCCCAGCCACGTTGTGCCGGTAGAGGTGCTGCGCGGACGAGTTGACGGAGCTCAGCGCGACCAGGCCGATGAGACCCACCGCCAGGGCGACCAGGGCGGCGAAGCCGACAGCAGCCTGAATCTTGATCCGCACGCTCAGATCGGCGGGAGAACGCGTCATCCCTCGAAAATATGGCTGATCCGGGTGTTACTTCGCGTTTCCCGAAAAGTCGGAGGTGATCGGGCGCAGCGCACCGGCGAGCGCCGCAGCCACCGCGAGCAGGACCGCGACTGCCGTGAGCGCCTTCAGCACCGTGATGTGATCACCCGCGAAGCCGATCAGGGGTGGCCCGCCGAGGAACGCGCAGTACCCGATCGAGGCGACCACGCTGACCCGCGCAGCGGCCTTGGCCGGATCGTCGGCGGCGGCGCTCATGCCGACGGGGAAGCCGAGCGAGGCGCCGAGACCCCACAGCAGCGCACCGGCGAAGGCCGTCGCCGTGTTCGGCCCGAAGACGAAGAGCATCAGTCCGACCAGGCTGATCACGGCGAGCGCGCGGACCACGACGACGCGTCCGAACCGGTCGAGGAGAGCCGGGCCGAACCAGCGGCCGAGGGTCATCGCGGTCAGGAAGGTGGCAAAGGCGAGGGTGCCGATCGTGGCCTGGGCGCCGTAACCGTCGATCACGGCGACGCTGATCCAGTCGATGCCCGTGCCCTCGGCGAAGGCGAACGCCAGCACGAAGAGGCCGATGAGCAGTGTCCGCGGTTCCCGCCAGGTCGCGAGCGTACGGCTCAGACCACCGTCGCTGTTGTCGCTGCCGGTCTCGGGGTGCACGTCGTCCGGGCCGAAGGTGCGGACCGACAGCATGACGATCACCCCGACCAGGACCGCCGAGGCGACCAGGTGGACGCTGACGGGCACGTGCAGGGCCACGGCAGCCGCGCCGGCCAGTGCGCCCGCCACGGTGCCGACGCTGTAACCGGCGTGGAACCGGGGCATGATCGCCTTGCCGAGGTGGCGTTCGACCACGGCACCCTGCACGTTCATGGCGACGTCCCAGGCGCCGTTGGCAAAGCCGAAGAAGAACAGCCCCACCACCACGGGCGTTACACCGTACGGGTAGCCGAGCCCGACCGCGCTCAGAGCGACAAGCAGGAGAGCCGCCATCGCCATGACCG
Protein-coding regions in this window:
- a CDS encoding YcxB family protein, whose protein sequence is MEIRVERAFDEQQTLANLRAAYADALRLQRSVGTTVAVVFAVLAVLLLVFSDATGLAFILLVVVAAGLFYRGLGDRKLRAMTAKLPALVRQVQVITLTSSRVRAEYPLMSVEIAWEAFEKFVETDTAWLLFYGGDQFLAVPKTGLTADKSDEFRKFLSGRFPALPVT
- a CDS encoding MFS transporter; translated protein: MSTTIVTEPAVEVRGARRAVYIAFIANGVTMASWATRIPQVRDGLQLTPSRLGLVLLAIAGGSIVSLVLAGQIVSRFGSKRTVMAMAALLLVALSAVGLGYPYGVTPVVVGLFFFGFANGAWDVAMNVQGAVVERHLGKAIMPRFHAGYSVGTVAGALAGAAAVALHVPVSVHLVASAVLVGVIVMLSVRTFGPDDVHPETGSDNSDGGLSRTLATWREPRTLLIGLFVLAFAFAEGTGIDWISVAVIDGYGAQATIGTLAFATFLTAMTLGRWFGPALLDRFGRVVVVRALAVISLVGLMLFVFGPNTATAFAGALLWGLGASLGFPVGMSAAADDPAKAAARVSVVASIGYCAFLGGPPLIGFAGDHITVLKALTAVAVLLAVAAALAGALRPITSDFSGNAK
- a CDS encoding methyl-accepting chemotaxis protein, which codes for MTRSPADLSVRIKIQAAVGFAALVALAVGLIGLVALSSVNSSAQHLYRHNVAGVTAVGQIDAALSSARLDTANHLISDTTATEAKNASDFNADANAFKTALAAYQETDPAGDRSVITDLEAKWLAYEKIALGKLLPAGARNDVEAWQTIRDAEVSPLMATATGHIEALIAAETADAAHTAALVESKYQDSRTQSIVLLVAGLTGALFIGFFVSRGILRSLGRVEAVCHGLAAGDLTRSTGLTSRDEPGRMGRALDAALGTLRGTVSTIDSSASSLAGASEQMSGVAQQIAASAEQTSAQAATVSSAAEEVSRSVDSVSAGSEEMGAAIREISQNATEAARVAGEAVELTAATSRTMNKLGESSAEIGTVIKVITAIAEQTNLLALNATIEAARAGEMGKGFAVVASEVKDLAQETARATEDISRRVEAIQSDTGGAVTAIEEITRVIAQISDFQTTIASAVEEQTATTAEMNRSVGEAAAGTGDIAQNITGVAEGARLTSEGVTQSQQATRELARMSTELTTLVSNFRY